A genomic window from Fusarium falciforme chromosome 2, complete sequence includes:
- a CDS encoding 2-oxoisovalerate dehydrogenase subunit alpha: MKSRALRHVALRRAALARPQAVPFALRSASSLSQRPNSDFVSFPGALKSAFTTTLKFEAPESYPALPTYRVVDQHGAVVDESFKPDISDEEVIRLYKDMVFISIMDLIMFDAQRQGRLSFYMVSAGEEAVSIGSSSVLDREDVMFCQYREQGVFKERGWTAKEFMGQLFANKRDPGRGRSMPVHYGSKELNIHSISSPLATQLPQASGAAYALKMQRLQDPNVKPRVVAAFFGEGAASEGDFHAALNIAATRSCPVIFICRNNGYAISTPTLDQYRGDGIASRGIGYGIDTIRIDGNDIWAVREATKKAREMALQDGGKPVLIEAMTYRVSHHSTSDDSFAYRARVEVEDWKRRDNPITRLRKWMEAKGIWDETKEKEARDSLRKEILKAFSEAEREKKPPIRAMFEDVYEELTEDLKAQMAELKEMLDKYPEEYDVAEFEGGKDSLKP, translated from the exons ATGAAGTCTCGAGCTTTGCGACACGTCGCCCTGCGAAGGGCTGCCCTCGCCAGACCGCAGGCCGTGCCCTTTGCTCTTCGATCAGCCAGCAGCCTCTCGCAACGACCCAATTCCGACTTTGTCTCCTTCCCCGGTGCCCTCAAGAGTGCCTTCACGACCACGCTCAAGTTTGAGGCTCCCGAGTCGTATCCTGCCTTGCCGACGTACCGCGTTGTCGACCAACATGGCGCAGTTGTGGACGAGTCCTTCAAGCCCGATATCTCGGATGAGGAGGTGATTCGACTATACAAGGACATGGTCTTCATTTCCATCATGGATCTGATCATGTTTGATGCGCAACGGCAAGGTCGACTGAGCTTCTACATGGTCAGCGCTGGTGAGGAGGCTGTCAGCATTGGCAGCTCAAGTGTCTTGGATCGGGAGGACGTCATGTTCTGCCAATATCGAGAGCAGGGCGTGTTCAAGGAGCGAGGGTGGACAGCAAAGGAGTTTATGGGGCAACTCTTTGCTAATAAGCGGGACCCTGGCCGAGGGCGGAGTATGCCTGTGCACTACGGAAGCAAGGAGTTGAATATT CATTCGATCTCGTCGCCGCTGGCAACCCAACTTCCCCAGGCCTCCGGAGCTGCCTACGCCCTGAAGATGCAACGGCTTCAGGACCCCAATGTCAAACCTAGAGTGGTTGCTGCCTTCTTTGGCGAGGGCGCAGCAAGTGAAGGAGACTTTCACGCTGCATTGAACATTGCAGCCACAAGATCTTGCCCCGTGATCTTTATCTGTCGAAACAACGGCTACGCCATCTCGACACCTACACTGGACCAGTACCGTGGTGACGGTATTGCCAGCAGAGGTATTGGTTATGGTATTGATACTATCCGCATCGATGGCAACGATATCTGGGCTGTTCGAGAAGCTACCAAGAAGGCCCGTGAGATGGCTCTCCAAGACGGCGGAAAACCCGTCCTCATCGAGGCTATGACCTACCGTGTCTCACATCACAGCACATCGGACGACTCGTTCGCATACCGCGCGCGGGTAGAAGTCGAAGACTGGAAGCGACGTGATAACCCTATTACCCGGCTCCGCAAGTGGATGGAGGCCAAGGGCATTTGGGatgagaccaaggagaaggaggcccgTGATAGTCTGCGCAAGGAGATTCTGAAGGCGTTTAGCGAGGCTGAGCGAGAGAAGAAGCCCCCGATCCGAGCCATGTTTGAAGATGTCTATGAGGAGCTCACGGAGGATCTGAAGGCGCAGATGGCAGAACTGAAGGAGATGTTGGACAAGTATCCCGAGGAGTATGACGTTGCTGAGTTTGAAGGAGGCAAGGATAGCCTGAAGCCATAA
- a CDS encoding 2-methoxy-6-polyprenyl-1,4-benzoquinol methylase, mitochondrial has protein sequence MTNPAVSIALLILTLFAIFGLIAWFMKGKVHTFVRALSVHQTIPHTSEAQFSSTMASRTALRSFSRSLNPSRRPAAFVRPFSSSNALHNTTPTSDRPTHFGYETVTEGEKQQRVAGVFTSVAESYDKMNDLMSLGIHRLWKDYFISSLNPGATNPPGQPQRILDVAGGTGDIAFRHLQHAHEFNRNPNVTVTISDINPDMLAVGRQRSLALPASHQSALSFLEANAEVLPSQLEDNSLDLYTVAFGIRNFSNIPAALKEAHRVLKPGGVFACLEFSKVDKYPLFNAVYKQWSFSAIPLIGQLVAGDRDSYQYLVESIERFPSQVEFRNMIKDAGFVVAGEGYEDLTGGIAAIHKGMKPL, from the exons ATGACCAATCCAGCAGTTAGTATCGCTCTTCTCATTCTTACTCTGTTTGCTATCTTTGGTCTCATTGCCTGGTTCATGAAGGGCAAGGTGCACACATTTGTTCGGGCTCTCAGTGTTCATC AGACCATCCCTCATACCTCCGAGGCCCAATTCTCGTCCACAATGGCCTCCCGCACAGCTCTCCGGAGCTTCTCTCGCTCATTGAACCCCTCAAGACGCCCTGCCGCTTTTGTCCgccccttctcctcctccaatgcCCTCCACAATACCACTCCCACCTCCGATCGCCCTACCCACTTTGGCTATGAGACCGTCACCGAGggcgagaagcagcagcgtGTCGCTGGTGTCTTTACCAGTGTCGCCGAGTCCTATGATAAGATGAATGACTTGATGTCCCTGGGCATCCATCGCCTGTGGAA GGACTACTTTATCTCTTCACTCAACCCTGGTGCTACCAACCCTCCTGGCCAGCCCCAGCGCATCCTCGACGTCGCCGGCGGTACCGGTGACATTGCTTTCCGTCACCTACAGCACGCCCACGAGTTCAATCGCAATCCCAACGTGACAGTTACCATCTCCGACATCAACCCCGACATGCTGGCCGTGGGTCGCCAGCGTTCCCTCGCCCTCCCCGCATCCCACCAGTCCGCCCTCTCTTTCCTTGAGGCCAACGCTGAGGTCCTCCCCTCTCAGCTTGAGGACAACTCTCTCGACCTCTATACCGTTGCCTTTGGCATCCGCAACTTCTCCAACATCCCTGCTGCCCTGAAGGAGGCTCACCGAGTCCTCAAGCCCGGCGGTGTCTTTGCCTGCCTTGAGTTCTCCAAGGTCGACAAGTATCCCCTGTTCAACGCCGTCTACAAGCAGTGGTCGTTCAGTGCCATTCCCTTGATCGGCCAGCTGGTCGCCGGAGACCGAGACAGCTACCAGTACCTCGTTGAGAGTATCGAGAGGTTCCCTAGCCAAGTGGAATTTAGGAACATGATCAAGGATGCTGGCTTTGTTGTCGCTGGTGAGGGTTACGAGGACCTGACCGGCGGTATCGCTGCCATCCACAAGGGCATGAAGCCCCTATAA
- a CDS encoding DUF2433 domain-containing protein has product MRRSSSSQSFPGRHSRYCRTNSIADQRQPRPYNNPGSSYLQNGASGGLPPHGAAPLLPNQGRVVQTGPIRVLCIADVRGNLRSLNDLAKQARADHIIHTGDFGFYDDTSLERIAEKTLKHVAQYSPLISEPVKKAIQQGGPGPVKTRFPPSELPLSELPLLISGELKLDVPVYTVWGACEDVRVLEKFRTGEYKVPNLHIIDEARSMLLEVGGVKLRLLGLGGAVVMHKLFDNGEGRTTIAGGQGTMWTTLLQMGELVDTAHRVYDPTETRIFVTHASPAREGILNQLSVTLKADFSISAGLHFRYGSSYNEFSVNPTLDHYRGKLAASKASFNDVWETVKGEVEPAIQQNEAQQNLLKNALQIVEKMPTTAAGGNPFGGPVAGQAALGQVDESAFKNMWNFNLADAAFGYLVLEIQDGRIGTEMRAQGFNFSHRGAKQQPGIPPATAPAPTAGIPSPAPPSTQSSVPPPTSRQPSAVQPAKPTVATPLPGPPKPATPQPAPSSSSPAPPPPSKEADKAPVPAAANGSAHVPEPVSSPAPKTPASDIIGLFIMNVSTEDQCRELFDEEDKAKILKVEKWGNSNKVVQFKTTEDRDAAMARLPEEVKTRTQEDRSKPLVKIFQHREGKSYGNRGGAGNWGASGRGGATSTSGYRSAGGASDSESNRRGGRGGRGRGGDRGRGGRGRGGLKGETGTSSPAPSTPAE; this is encoded by the exons ATGAGGCGCTCGTCGAGTTCCCAGAGTTTCCCAGGCAGACATTCGAGATACTGCCGGACGAACTCGATCGCTGACCAAAGACAGCCGCGACCATACAATAACCCAGGCTCGAGCTACCTCCAGAACGGTGCGAGCGGCGGCCTCCCTCCCCACGGTGCCGCGCCTCTTCTGCCAAACCAGGGCCGTGTTGTCCAAACAGGTCCCATAAGAGTTCTCTGCATTGCCGATGTGCGAG GAAACCTGAGATCGCTCAACGACCTTGCGAAACAAGCCCGGGCTGACCACATCATCCACACTGGTGATTTTGGGTTTTACGACGACACTTCCTTGGAACGAATCGCCGAGAAGACGCTTAAGCATGTCGCCCAATATTCGCCCCTGATCTCCGAGCCCGTCAAGAAGGCCATCCAACAAGGCGGCCCCGGCCCCGTCAAGACTCGATTCCCCCCTAGCGAGCTACCTCTCTCAGAActccctctcctcatcaGCGGAGAGCTCAAGCTTGATGTTCCCGTCTACACTGTCTGGGGTGCTTGTGAGGATGTCCGAGTACTAGAGAAGTTCCGAACGGGCGAGTACAAGGTTCCCAACCTGCACATTATCGATGAGGCTCGATCGATGCTCTTGGAGGTTGGTGGCGTCAAGCTGAGGCTACTCGGCCTTGGTGGTGCTGTTGTCATGCACAAGCTCTTCGACAACGGTGAGGGCCGCACCACTATTGCTGGTGGACAGGGAACCATGTGGACGACTCTTCTGCAGATGGGAGAGCTCGTTGATACTGCTCACAGAGTCTACGATCCTACTGAGACCCGTATCTTTGTCACACACGCATCTCCTGCGCGAGAGGGTATCCTGAACCAGCTCTCGGTGACGCTCAAGGCCGACTTCTCCATCTCTGCCGGTCTTCACTTCCGATACGGCAGCTCCTACAACGAGTTCAGCGTCAACCCGACTCTCGACCACTACCGGGGCAAGCTTGCCGCCTCCAAGGCTTCCTTCAACGACGTCTGGGAGACGGTCAAGGGTGAGGTTGAGCCCGCCATTCAGCAGAATGAGGCCCAACAGAACCTCCTTAAGAATGCACTCCAAATTGTCGAGAAGATGCCCACGACTGCTGCAGGCGGCAACCCCTTCGGCGGCCCTGTCGCTGGTCAGGCAGCTCTCGGCCAAGTCGACGAGAGTGCATTCAAGAACATGTGGAACTTCAACCTTGCTGATGCCGCCTTCGGCTATCTCGTCCTGGAGATCCAAGACGGCCGAATTGGTACAGAGATGCGCGCCCAGGGTTTCAACTTCTCCCACCGAGGAGCCAAGCAGCAACCCGGTATCCCCCCCGCAACAGCACCAGCTCCCACCGCCGGAATCCCTTCGCCCGCCCCTCCCTCTACTCAATCCAGTGTCCCGCCGCCTACGAGCCGACAGCCATCTGCAGTGCAGCCTGCTAAGCCTACCGTAGCGACGCCCCTACCTGGTCCCCCGAAGCCCGCCACCCCCCAGCCAGCCCCGAGCTCGAGCAGTCccgcccctccccctcctagCAAGGAAGCTGACAAGGCTCCCGTCCCGGCTGCAGCTAACGGCTCCGCCCACGTCCCTGAGCCTGTTTCTTCCCCAGCTCCCAAGACTCCTGCTTCCGACATCATTGGTCTCTTCATTATGAACGTTAGCACCGAGGACCAATGTAGAGAGctctttgacgaggaggataaggccaagatcctcaaggtcgagaaATGGGGCAACTCTAACAAGGTCGTCCAATTCAAGACGACCGAGGATCGTGATGCCGCTATGGCCCGATTGCccgaggaggtcaagactCGAACTCAAGAGGATCGATCTAAGCCCCTTGTGAAGATCTTCCAACATCGCGAGGGCAAGTCGTATGGCAACCGAGGTGGTGCCGGTAACTGGGGTGCCAGTGGACGTGGCGGAGCGACCAGCACGAGCGGCTACCGAAGCGCTGGAGGCGCCAGTGACTCGGAATCGAACCGACGTGGTGGTCGCGGCGGCCGTGGCCGTGGCGGAGATCGTGGTCGAGGTGGCCGCGGCCGTGGAGGTCTCAAGGGCGAGACTGGTACCTCGTCGCCCGCCCCCTCTACCCCCGCCGAATAA
- a CDS encoding NADH-ubiquinone oxidoreductase 30.4 kDa subunit, mitochondrial, with product MATTISRSRALASALRPAKPSVQAFNDQAIRCLSSSARQYVAMPKESPNMRMAPRDHIGTLKAPIVNPADKYQSKADNMHRYGAWLMGCLPKYIQQFSVWKDELTIYISPSGVYPVFSFLKYNTAAEFTQVSTVTAADYPTRENRFEIVYNLLSVRHNSRIRVKTYADEASPVPSITGLFDGANWYEREVYDLYGVFFAGHPDLRRIMTDYGFEGHPLRKDFPLTGYTEIRYDEEKKRIVTEPLELTQAFRNFEGGSSAWEPVGAGQNRTPESFKLPTPKPEEKKEEPKK from the exons ATGGCGACCACGATCTCTCGAAGCAGGGCCCTGGCCTCAGCTCTGCGGCCCGCGAAGCCTTCCGTCCAGGCCTTTAACGACCAAGCAATCCGCTGCTTGTCCAGCTCGGCTCGTCAATATGTCGCAATGCCGAAGGAGTCGCCCAACATGCGAATGGCCCCCCGAGACCATATCGGAACCCTCAAGGCGCCCATTGTCAACCCTGCCGACAAGTACCAGAGCAAGGCCGACAACATGCACCGATATGGTGCCTGGCTGATGGGGTGCCTGCCCAAGTACATCCAGCAGTTCTCTGTCTGGAAGGACGAGCTCACCATCTACATCTCGCCCTCGGGTGTTTATCCCGTCTTCAGCTTCCTGAAGT ACAACACCGCTGCCGAGTTCACCCAGGTCAGCACTGTCACTGCCGCCGACTACCCCACGCGCGAGAACAGATTCGAGATTGTCTACAACCTTCTCTCGGTCCGCCACAACTCCCGCATTCGTGTCAAGACCTACGCCGACGAGGCTTCCCCCGTGCCCAGCATCACCGGTCTCTTTGACGGTGCCAACTGGTACGAGCGAGAGGTCTACGATCTTTACGGAGTCTTCTTTGCCGGCCATCCCGATCTCCGACGAATCATGACCGACTACGGTTTTGAGGGTCACCCTCTGCGCAAGGACTTCCCCTTGACTGGTTACACCGAGATCCGAtacgacgaggagaagaagcgtaTCGTGACCGAGCCCCTTGAGCTTACCCAAGCCTTCCGCAACTTTGAGGGTGGATCCAGCGCCTGGGAGCCTGTCGGAGCCGGACAGAACCGCACACCCGAGTCATTCAAGCTGCCAACACCCAAGccggaggagaagaaggaggagccgAAGAAATAA
- a CDS encoding Zds-C domain-containing protein, with translation MMTSSRPRGDVGDSFARRRGHLSISDPSHHVTEAIGTLYGDEDDSGSEGGRPLSDGRPLSFVGGPSAYQEQLPRPPPENQLLSVDTRRGLPRSEADAPVLDTTSINGGSGKKPQPLSPTQRSNSFEQSPKSPLSPTLSLRDVQADSQFSLTNIDNPNDIAQELSNLQALRRLSMDVGNNKDPDLPPMSLMAMPAIAPTGDDDENDPSRLLWVPARVHPELAPTEFKSFLENRVHSIRRRSGDSFLSADSETSQTDSTSGGLRRKKSMLSRQIDNSGGYVDGADRLERKRSRGHSHELSLEELVKDPTKAVQKLAQESQVPPTGPESSADDMPILPAVPGMGLRRSTRTQYRKGGSLRSGGPLSRRAGHRHQPSQSTESLSSTLDAPKGLGLTRVQSEPLSDNHSRPNRSIKRTHKFSQESLGDYDPYEGTTQDAEDKAAAATGETFQDQLPIRSSMPTIETSNHDEASPFPKRSSSQKTGSQSVSKGASEPEPPVEESPRSSRRSVSRQTVPQSSQPQYTSRSSYPQGQSLSDNLAANPAPLPGGGATRTDSLTFIPTLPQEERKPEKKSKKDRDDDSSSTKSSGSAWKWFKSGTDDKDKKKEESRKSKTKSVGDKGQDNVRLDVIQTSIDKNSSKGRESLVLDRDNVESKLQEERKKESHRKSDSKRDKDGLFASFFGGSKKKEEKEKEKNAKKSQHLKVPEEPVYKPLVPDMDYHWTRFPLLEERAIYRMAHIKLANPRRSLLSQVLLSNFMYSYLAIVQAMHPQMNVPISPQQKRLEEEARRKQQEEEYLAQQRMQEEQDAQDSIDQYNFDYHRAAVQYADSGNGEVDYVDDAQIYEDEHGNDHHDDYDYDGSDGYGQGVKEYYQYHDTGDDRDRRHDRREDMW, from the exons ATGATG ACCTCATCTCGACCCCGCGGCGATGTTGGCGACAGCTTTGCCCGTAGACGCGGTCATCTCTCTATTTCCGACCCAAGCCATCATGTCACCGAGGCTATCGGCACCCTTTAcggcgatgaagacgacTCGGGATCCGAAGGTGGTCGACCACTGAGCGACGGCCGACCGCTGAGCTTCGTCGGAGGTCCATCGGCCTACCAAGAGCAGCTTCCACGGCCTCCCCCAGAGAACCAGCTTTTGTCTGTCGACACTCGAAGGGGACTCCCGCGCTCCGAAGCCGATGCACCCGTTCTCGACACTACCTCCATTAACGGTGGCTCAGGCAAAAAACCTCAACCGCTTTCGCCGACCCAACGAAGCAACTCGTTTGAACAATCGCCTAAATCGCCCCTCTCCCCAACTCTGTCGCTCCGCGATGTTCAGGCCGACTCTCAGTTTTCCTTAACCAACATCGACAATCCGAATGACATTGCCCAGGAACTGAGCAACCTGCAAGCCCTGAGACGGTTATCCATGGACGTTGGAAACAACAAGGATCCAGATTTGCCGCCCATGTCCTTGATGGCTATGCCAGCGATTGCACCAACCGGAGATGATGACGAAAATGACCCTTCGAGACTGCTCTGGGTTCCAGCAAGAGTGCACCCTGAGCTCGCACCGACCGAGTTCAAGTCATTCCTCGAGAACCGAGTGCATTCGATCCGACGAAGATCCGGTGATTCCTTCCTCTCCGCCGATAGCGAGACAAGCCAGACCGACTCAACATCTGGGGGCTTGAGGCGGAAAAAGTCGATGCTATCACGTCAGATCGACAACTCTGGAGGGTACGTCGACGGCGCTGATCGGCTGGAGAGGAAACGTTCCCGCGGCCATAGCCATGAGCTTAGCCTAGAGGAGCTTGTCAAGGATCCCACAAAGGCTGTACAGAAGCTTGCACAAGAGTCTCAAGTTCCACCAACAGGCCCCGAGAGTAGCGCAGACGATATGCCGATCTTGCCCGCGGTCCCGGGAATGGGCCTTCGCAGATCGACACGCACACAATACCGCAAGGGTGGAAGTTTACGTTCGGGTGGCCCCCTCTCTAGGCGTGCTGGACATCGGCATCAGCCTAGTCAATCAACCGAATCACTCTCGTCCACCTTGGACGCCCCCAAGGGTCTTGGGCTCACACGAGTTCAGTCAGAGCCCCTGTCAGACAACCATTCGCGTCCAAATCGCTCAATCAAGCGAACACACAAGTTCTCACAAGAGTCACTGGGGGATTATGATCCGTATGAAGGGACCACGCAGGACGCAGAAGATAAGGCTGCAGCAGCAACTGGTGAGACGTTTCAAGATCAGCTCCCTATTCGGTCATCTATGCCTACTATTGAAACATCAAATCATGATGAGGCTTCACCTTTCCCCAAGCGATCATCGTCTCAGAAGACGGGCTCTCAGTCTGTTTCAAAAGGGGCCTCTGAACCAGAACCACCTGTGGAGGAGTCTCCTCGCTCAAGCCGACGGTCTGTGAGTCGACAGACCGTACCACAGTCGTCACAACCACAGTATACTTCTCGCTCTTCATACCCTCAAGGCCAATCCTTGAGCGATAACTTGGCGGCAAATCCTGCACCTCTCCCTGGCGGCGGCGCGACCCGGACAGATAGCCTAACATTTATTCCCACATTACCCCAGGAGGAACGGAAACCAGAAAAGAAGTCAAAGAAGGACCGAGATGATGACTCTAGCTCCACCAAGTCCTCCGGAAGCGCCTGGAAATGGTTCAAGAGCGGGACCgatgacaaggacaagaagaaggaggagagcaGAAAGTCCAAGACCAAGTCAGTTGGTGACAAGGGCCAAGATAACGTGCGGCTGGACGTGATCCAGACTTCTATCGACAAGAATTCGTCAAAGGGCCGTGAGAGCCTGGTTCTTGATCGTGACAATGTTGAAAGTAAGCTGCAAGAGGAACGCAAGAAGGAAAGCCACCGCAAGAGCGACTCAAAGAGGGACAAGGATGGCCTCTTCGCCTCCTTCTTTGGTggaagcaagaagaaggaggagaaagagaaagagaagaacgCCAAGAAGAGCCAACATCTCAAGGTCCCCGAGGAGCCGGTATACAAGCCATTGGTCCCTGATATGGACTACCATTGGACTCGATTCcctctcctcgaggagaggGCGATCTACCGAATGGCCCACATCAAATTGGCTAACCCCCGACGCTCACTCCTCAGCCAAGTGCTGCTGAGTAACTTTATGTACAGTTATTTGGCCATCGTACAAGCCATGCATCCTCAAATGAATGTGCCGATTTCACCCCAACAGAAGCGGCTGGAAGAGGAAGCTCGGCGGAAACAGCAAGAAGAGGAGTACCTGGCCCAGCAGAGGATGCAGGAGGAGCAAGATGCCCAGGATTCCATCGACCAATACAACTTCGATTATCACCGG GCGGCAGTGCAATATGCTGACTCTGGCAACGGAGAGGTGGATTATGTCGATGATGCTCAGATCTACGAAGATGAGCACGGCAACGACCACCATGATGACTACGACTACGATGGATCCGATGGTTATGGCCAGGGGGTCAAGGAGTACTACCAGTACCACGACACAGGGGACGATCGAGATCGTCGGCATGACAGGCGGGAGGACATGTGGTGA